A window from Leptothermofonsia sichuanensis E412 encodes these proteins:
- a CDS encoding amidohydrolase family protein, whose protein sequence is MKRLLTHATVVTMNSNRDVLEDGAIYLQDDRIVAVGATEAMLPHYPDAELMDCRDRVIIPGMVNTHTHLFQTLLKGLGDDRVLKDWFCGMTGPSATQLVPEDCYAAARHGCVEAIKSGTTTLVDFMYAHPRGQLTEAVIKAFRETGIRGIVARGYLTLGEEFGVPKPLIEPIDKALSDACHLIEQYNQPGARVQVGLAPCMIWSVDQDTLDKTRRLASDLKALITIHISETPFELENSMQRFGMPDLQYLQQIGFLGPDVLAVHCVYCEGQDIDILKRHQVKVSHNPCSNMYLASGFAPIPEMLSQGVTVSLACDGPASNNNSNMIHTLKFGALIHKGYHRDPTIITAEKVLEMATIDGARAVGLEHEIGSIEPGKKADLVILKLDNVFVTPVHAPVSSLVYSALGNEPETVLVDGQIVMKNRQMVTVSEEEVMRESQKAADDLAKRAGTDRFKRRPWRSYVP, encoded by the coding sequence ATGAAACGACTGCTGACCCATGCCACCGTGGTAACGATGAACTCTAACCGGGATGTGTTGGAGGATGGTGCCATCTATCTTCAGGACGATCGCATCGTGGCAGTTGGCGCGACTGAAGCGATGCTCCCCCATTATCCCGACGCCGAATTGATGGACTGCCGCGATCGCGTCATCATCCCTGGAATGGTCAACACTCACACCCATTTGTTTCAAACCCTGCTCAAAGGCTTGGGGGATGACCGGGTACTCAAAGACTGGTTCTGTGGCATGACTGGACCTTCTGCCACCCAACTTGTGCCGGAAGATTGTTATGCCGCTGCCCGCCATGGTTGTGTGGAGGCGATTAAGTCTGGGACCACAACCCTGGTGGACTTCATGTACGCCCATCCACGGGGGCAATTGACTGAAGCTGTGATTAAAGCCTTTCGGGAAACCGGCATTCGCGGCATCGTAGCACGCGGCTACTTAACCCTGGGGGAAGAATTTGGTGTCCCCAAGCCCTTGATTGAACCGATTGACAAAGCCCTCTCTGACGCCTGCCACTTAATTGAACAATATAACCAGCCGGGGGCAAGGGTCCAGGTGGGATTGGCTCCCTGCATGATCTGGAGCGTTGATCAGGACACCCTGGATAAGACCCGCAGGCTGGCAAGTGACCTGAAAGCGCTGATTACCATACACATTTCTGAGACGCCGTTTGAACTAGAAAACTCCATGCAACGGTTTGGGATGCCCGATCTGCAATACCTTCAACAGATTGGCTTTCTGGGACCAGATGTACTGGCAGTCCACTGTGTTTACTGCGAGGGGCAGGATATTGACATTCTAAAACGGCATCAGGTCAAAGTGTCTCATAATCCCTGTAGCAATATGTATCTGGCGTCAGGGTTTGCCCCAATCCCGGAGATGCTATCCCAGGGAGTGACTGTCAGTCTGGCCTGCGATGGTCCTGCCAGCAATAACAATAGCAATATGATCCATACGCTCAAGTTTGGAGCACTCATTCATAAGGGCTATCACCGAGATCCCACGATTATTACAGCCGAAAAAGTGTTAGAAATGGCGACTATTGATGGCGCCCGGGCAGTGGGGCTGGAACATGAAATTGGCTCAATTGAACCTGGTAAAAAAGCGGATTTAGTCATCCTGAAGCTGGACAATGTCTTTGTTACCCCTGTCCATGCACCGGTTTCGTCCCTGGTCTATTCTGCCCTGGGCAATGAACCAGAAACCGTATTAGTAGATGGTCAAATCGTGATGAAAAACCGGCAGATGGTGACAGTTTCCGAGGAAGAAGTGATGCGGGAATCCCAGAAAGCAGCGGATGACCTGGCAAAACGGGCAGGTACCGATCGCTTCAAACGTCGCCCCTGGCGATCATACGTCCCATAG
- a CDS encoding fasciclin domain-containing protein has product MKIQTVKHSVSKVAGLMAIASTAALFSLPALAGVGEAVNRMKNKPQTTSQEVPATPAPMTTESTTPAPMTAEPVAPDATTPESTAPASTTTEPQAAEGGTIVDIASSNGSFTTLAAALEATGLSQELSGQGPFTVFAPTDAAFEALPPGTVEKLMKPENKQVLKKILSYHVVPGEVESTALKSGQVQTVEGTPVEVSVDGASVMVNDARVTTPDIRATNGVIHVIDKVILPPEM; this is encoded by the coding sequence ATGAAGATTCAAACGGTAAAGCACTCGGTCAGCAAAGTTGCAGGTTTGATGGCGATCGCCTCGACTGCTGCTCTGTTTAGCCTTCCGGCACTGGCAGGTGTGGGCGAAGCTGTCAACAGGATGAAAAACAAGCCCCAAACAACTTCCCAGGAAGTTCCGGCGACGCCCGCCCCGATGACCACCGAGTCAACTACCCCAGCTCCCATGACTGCCGAACCAGTGGCTCCAGACGCCACCACCCCTGAGTCCACTGCACCAGCGTCAACCACAACCGAACCCCAGGCGGCTGAAGGTGGCACCATTGTTGATATTGCCTCCTCCAATGGATCCTTCACAACGCTGGCAGCAGCACTGGAAGCTACTGGACTCAGTCAGGAACTGTCCGGGCAGGGACCATTTACGGTTTTTGCCCCAACCGATGCAGCCTTTGAAGCCCTCCCTCCAGGCACTGTAGAAAAGCTTATGAAGCCAGAGAACAAGCAGGTGCTCAAAAAGATTCTGAGCTACCATGTCGTACCAGGCGAAGTAGAGTCCACCGCTCTTAAGAGTGGACAGGTTCAAACCGTTGAAGGGACACCTGTTGAAGTCAGTGTCGATGGTGCAAGTGTCATGGTCAACGACGCCAGAGTCACAACCCCTGACATTAGAGCCACAAATGGTGTGATTCACGTCATCGACAAGGTAATTTTACCCCCCGAAATGTAA
- the trmB gene encoding tRNA (guanosine(46)-N7)-methyltransferase TrmB — protein sequence MSIVRVREHVNPLSKKYQTPITPPDWQTVYALPDQPLHLDIGCGKGRFLLEMARQQPDWNFLGLEIREPLVAQANRWREELGLVNLFYLFCNANNSLGPLLESLPAGLLQRVTIQFPDPWFKRKHQKRRVVQPEIVIVLANALSTGGSVLLQSDVEAVAVEMRDRFDNHPAFTRQHRDWLADNPMPVPTEREVSTLKRGEPVYRALFLRT from the coding sequence TTGTCCATCGTCCGAGTCCGCGAGCATGTTAATCCCCTCAGCAAGAAATATCAGACCCCAATTACTCCGCCCGACTGGCAAACGGTATATGCCTTACCAGACCAACCCTTGCATCTTGACATTGGCTGTGGAAAGGGGCGCTTTCTGCTGGAGATGGCACGGCAGCAGCCAGACTGGAACTTTCTTGGATTGGAAATTCGGGAACCCCTGGTTGCGCAGGCAAACCGCTGGCGAGAAGAACTGGGACTGGTGAATCTGTTCTATTTGTTCTGTAATGCGAATAACTCCCTGGGTCCGCTCCTGGAATCCCTACCGGCAGGGTTGCTACAACGGGTCACCATCCAGTTCCCTGATCCCTGGTTCAAGCGAAAACATCAGAAACGTCGGGTAGTCCAGCCGGAAATCGTTATCGTTCTGGCAAACGCACTGTCTACGGGCGGCTCAGTTTTGCTTCAGTCAGATGTGGAAGCCGTTGCGGTAGAAATGCGCGATCGCTTCGACAATCACCCTGCCTTTACCCGCCAGCACAGGGACTGGTTGGCAGACAATCCAATGCCTGTCCCCACAGAGCGAGAAGTCTCCACCCTGAAACGAGGGGAACCCGTTTATCGAGCACTGTTCCTGAGAACCTGA
- a CDS encoding NINE protein: protein MKLAKQHDGMNDGMNNIGTAYILWLGALFQLHGLHRLYNGKIFTGLLWMFSLGLFGVGQLVDLLLIPHMVQEHNQKAREKYGLSPMGVPLVKPEVQRVILRQESQTEDLASSQLMVKLLNAAKNQGGRLTVTQGVLETGASFSEVETAFRTMVRSGYAEVSHEPTRSVIIPEFKPQGNQITVELLKAACTRGGKISVTQGVMLTGRSFADVEATLKDLVKTGYVDIGNDPESGVVMYEFKEL, encoded by the coding sequence TTGAAGTTGGCAAAGCAGCACGATGGCATGAATGACGGTATGAACAATATCGGTACTGCCTATATTCTTTGGCTCGGTGCCCTGTTTCAACTGCATGGGCTACATCGCCTCTATAACGGTAAGATTTTTACCGGCTTGCTGTGGATGTTTAGCCTTGGCTTATTTGGTGTGGGTCAACTTGTGGATTTACTGCTGATCCCCCACATGGTTCAGGAGCACAATCAGAAAGCAAGAGAAAAATATGGCCTTTCCCCAATGGGTGTGCCGCTGGTCAAACCTGAAGTTCAAAGAGTCATTCTGAGGCAGGAGAGTCAAACGGAAGACCTGGCCTCTTCTCAACTGATGGTGAAGCTGCTGAATGCCGCAAAAAACCAGGGTGGGAGATTGACGGTCACTCAGGGTGTTCTGGAAACGGGGGCAAGTTTTTCAGAAGTTGAAACGGCATTTCGAACAATGGTGCGATCTGGCTATGCTGAAGTCAGTCATGAGCCTACTCGGAGTGTGATCATTCCTGAGTTCAAACCCCAGGGCAACCAGATCACTGTTGAGCTTCTGAAAGCTGCCTGCACCAGGGGGGGCAAAATTTCCGTTACCCAGGGCGTGATGTTAACAGGTCGAAGCTTTGCTGATGTTGAAGCCACCCTGAAGGATCTGGTCAAAACTGGATACGTGGACATCGGAAACGATCCTGAAAGTGGCGTGGTGATGTATGAATTTAAGGAATTATAG
- the acsF gene encoding magnesium-protoporphyrin IX monomethyl ester (oxidative) cyclase: MVDSLKKPAFEEMRPGVKVPAKETILTPRFYTTDFDEMAKMDISANEDELQAILEEFRADYNRHHFVRDEEFEQSWDFIDGDTRRLFVEFLERSCTAEFSGFLLYKELGRRLKDKSPTLAECFTLMSRDEARHSGFLNKALSDFNLTLDLGFLTKSRKYTFFKPKFIFYATYLSEKIGYWRYITIYRHLESHPENRIYPIFRFFENWCQDENRHGDFFDAIMRAQPQVLNDWKARLWSRFFLLSVFATMYLNDVQRADFYRVLGLDAREYDKHVIEKTNETAARVFPIVLDVETPEFYDRLEVCVRNNAKLTEIANSGAPKVVQFFQKLPYYVSNGWQFLRLYLIKPIDVKHLEGTVR; the protein is encoded by the coding sequence ATGGTAGATTCCCTTAAGAAGCCTGCTTTTGAAGAGATGCGTCCTGGGGTAAAGGTTCCTGCCAAGGAAACGATTCTGACCCCCCGCTTCTATACCACCGACTTCGATGAAATGGCGAAGATGGATATCTCCGCCAACGAAGACGAGTTACAAGCAATTCTGGAAGAGTTCCGGGCAGACTACAACCGTCACCACTTTGTCCGGGATGAAGAGTTTGAACAGTCGTGGGATTTCATTGATGGGGACACTCGCCGACTGTTCGTCGAGTTTTTAGAGCGTTCCTGCACGGCTGAATTTTCTGGCTTTTTGCTTTACAAGGAATTGGGGCGGCGACTGAAGGACAAAAGTCCAACCCTGGCAGAGTGCTTTACCCTGATGTCCCGTGACGAGGCGCGTCACTCTGGTTTCCTGAACAAGGCATTGTCGGATTTTAATCTGACCCTCGATCTGGGATTCCTGACCAAGAGTCGTAAATACACCTTCTTTAAGCCCAAGTTCATCTTCTACGCCACCTACCTGTCCGAGAAGATTGGATACTGGCGCTATATCACCATCTACCGCCATCTGGAGTCCCATCCAGAAAACCGGATCTACCCCATCTTTCGGTTCTTTGAAAACTGGTGTCAGGATGAAAACCGCCACGGCGATTTCTTCGATGCCATCATGCGGGCGCAGCCCCAGGTTTTGAATGACTGGAAAGCAAGGCTGTGGAGCCGGTTTTTCCTGCTGTCGGTTTTTGCCACCATGTACCTGAATGATGTGCAGCGGGCTGACTTCTACCGGGTATTGGGTCTGGATGCCCGGGAGTATGATAAGCATGTGATTGAAAAGACCAATGAAACCGCTGCCCGGGTCTTCCCCATTGTTCTGGATGTGGAAACCCCAGAGTTCTACGATCGCCTGGAAGTCTGTGTTCGCAATAACGCGAAACTGACGGAAATTGCGAATTCTGGCGCTCCCAAAGTTGTCCAGTTCTTCCAAAAATTGCCCTATTATGTCTCCAACGGATGGCAGTTCCTGCGTCTGTACCTGATCAAACCGATAGATGTTAAGCATCTGGAAGGAACGGTTCGTTAG
- a CDS encoding DUF565 domain-containing protein: protein MQNTRLNSVFTSATDRLVTWLRNPWRRLSVLIISLLFGNFLGIAISAVSGQQGTQDVVYAVFLAAIAEFISWVTYRHKPEVARSLLIESTNALKIGLTYGLFLEAFKLGS, encoded by the coding sequence ATGCAAAATACCCGTCTGAATAGTGTTTTTACTAGCGCAACTGACCGGCTGGTAACCTGGCTGCGTAACCCCTGGCGGCGCTTATCTGTTTTGATCATTAGCTTGCTGTTCGGCAATTTTTTAGGGATCGCCATTTCAGCCGTGTCGGGGCAACAGGGTACTCAGGATGTTGTCTATGCTGTGTTTCTGGCCGCGATCGCCGAATTCATAAGTTGGGTAACTTACCGCCATAAGCCTGAGGTGGCGCGATCGCTGTTGATCGAATCGACTAATGCTCTCAAAATCGGTTTGACCTATGGATTGTTTCTGGAAGCCTTCAAGTTGGGTTCTTAG
- a CDS encoding aminopeptidase P family protein encodes MSPIDLLQPQTSFATTRAKLEDLRSLLTAHQLDAYLIPSADEHLNEYLPEAKQHRIWATGFTGSRGDLLLGRDLAWLFVDSRYYEQAELEVDPTLIQIVKVGLEGQKTLEETLEDLGREANQHGKEFRLGFDPFTLAVSQYREFQKQIEPCGVVLVPLRENLVETVRSLPLWSETEPFPGFANSKLFYLPETLTGETPEQKLDRVREAMEKKNVQILPVTKLDQIAWLFNLRGWDVPYNPVFIAYAIITRQQAFLFTNPERIEPAIQQRLRSCVTLLPYEAYADHLRSLLAQAVSCRVLLDPKRSTLGTYQILKDHPSRPKILEADSPIEGMKACKNAVELAQMQQANLKASRAKIRTLKWLSGQLAKGNSVTEADVAATVERFYAAEEGFQGLSFNTIAGAGANSSIVHYGTPNPQRYLSPGELLLLDSGAQYASGTTDDTRTVIIGEPTAEQIERYTEVLKAHINCAMQRFPKGTTGAQLDGITRATLWQAGLDYGHGTGHGVGAFLNVHEGPNGISKLVNKPLEPGMVTSIEPGFYEPGWGGIRVENLYVVKDLTEFQPEGSAPSKVIWYGFEPLTYIPFDQRLIDLNRLSDRQREWLQAYHQAVVEKLAPTLNETEAQWLQAACVLQ; translated from the coding sequence ATGTCTCCCATTGACCTGCTACAACCTCAAACATCCTTTGCGACCACTCGTGCCAAACTTGAAGATTTGCGATCGCTCCTTACCGCCCATCAGCTCGACGCTTACCTGATCCCCTCTGCTGATGAACATCTGAACGAATACCTGCCAGAAGCAAAGCAACACCGCATCTGGGCCACAGGGTTCACCGGATCCAGAGGGGACTTGCTGCTGGGGCGAGATTTAGCCTGGTTATTTGTAGATTCTCGCTATTACGAACAGGCGGAGTTAGAGGTTGACCCCACGTTGATCCAGATTGTAAAGGTGGGACTGGAAGGGCAGAAGACCCTGGAGGAAACCCTGGAAGACCTGGGGCGGGAAGCGAACCAGCACGGCAAAGAATTCCGGTTGGGGTTTGACCCGTTCACGCTGGCAGTCAGTCAGTATCGGGAATTCCAGAAGCAGATCGAGCCTTGTGGGGTAGTGCTGGTGCCATTGCGGGAAAACCTGGTGGAAACGGTGCGATCGCTGCCTCTTTGGTCCGAAACCGAACCATTTCCTGGGTTTGCCAATTCAAAGCTGTTTTATTTGCCAGAAACCCTGACTGGTGAGACACCGGAGCAGAAGCTAGACCGGGTCAGGGAAGCGATGGAGAAAAAGAACGTCCAGATTTTGCCCGTTACCAAGCTGGACCAGATCGCCTGGCTGTTTAACCTGCGCGGGTGGGATGTACCTTACAATCCCGTGTTCATTGCCTATGCCATCATTACCCGCCAACAGGCATTTTTGTTCACCAATCCTGAACGGATTGAGCCTGCAATTCAACAACGGCTTCGATCCTGCGTCACCCTGTTGCCCTACGAAGCGTATGCAGACCACCTGCGATCGCTCCTTGCCCAGGCCGTCTCCTGCCGGGTGCTTCTGGATCCCAAACGCAGCACCCTGGGAACGTATCAGATCCTCAAGGATCACCCCAGCAGACCTAAAATTTTGGAAGCCGATAGTCCAATCGAGGGCATGAAAGCCTGCAAGAATGCAGTTGAGCTGGCTCAGATGCAGCAGGCAAACCTCAAGGCCAGTCGGGCAAAAATTCGTACCCTCAAGTGGCTCTCTGGTCAACTTGCGAAAGGAAATTCTGTCACTGAAGCAGATGTGGCCGCGACCGTCGAACGGTTTTATGCGGCAGAAGAAGGCTTCCAGGGCTTGAGCTTTAACACCATTGCCGGTGCAGGTGCCAACAGTTCCATTGTCCACTATGGAACGCCCAATCCTCAGCGGTACCTCAGCCCTGGAGAACTGCTACTGCTTGACTCTGGCGCCCAGTATGCTTCCGGTACCACAGATGACACTCGCACGGTTATCATTGGTGAACCCACGGCTGAACAGATTGAGCGTTACACTGAAGTGCTCAAAGCCCACATCAACTGTGCCATGCAGCGTTTTCCTAAGGGAACGACAGGAGCGCAACTGGATGGAATTACCCGTGCCACCCTGTGGCAAGCCGGGTTGGACTACGGGCATGGCACCGGGCACGGCGTTGGCGCATTTCTTAACGTCCATGAAGGACCTAACGGCATCAGCAAGTTGGTGAATAAACCCCTGGAACCAGGGATGGTCACCAGCATTGAACCAGGATTTTACGAACCTGGTTGGGGAGGAATTCGAGTTGAGAACCTGTATGTGGTCAAAGACCTGACAGAATTCCAGCCAGAAGGATCTGCCCCCTCCAAAGTAATCTGGTATGGGTTTGAGCCACTCACCTATATTCCATTTGATCAGCGATTAATTGACCTGAATCGACTCAGCGATCGCCAGCGGGAATGGTTACAGGCCTACCATCAGGCAGTTGTGGAAAAACTGGCTCCAACCCTGAATGAAACAGAGGCTCAGTGGCTGCAAGCCGCCTGTGTTTTGCAGTAA
- a CDS encoding response regulator, whose amino-acid sequence MPQYLSDTLRGDILLVDDTPDNLRVLSAMLTNQGFEVRKALNGQRAIASVQADPPDLILLDIKMPEMDGYEVCQHLKSDPQTCEVPIIFISALDDALDKVKAFSVGGVDYVTKPFQEIEVLARIEHQLRIQSLQQQLTEQNQELARSNRELEQFAYVVSHDLQQPLQSITGFIKLIQLKYQDEFDDVALDYLNRIHDAGSRMQRLIQDLLAYSRVGSQNQEFQPVDCCHVLKQVLDNLQLAIAEKQAVLSYDSLPVVMGNEAQLIQLLQNLIGNAIKFVHPNVIPQVKISVKNQENYWIFGVHDNGIGIASHNLDQIFEIFQRTQSAKHYPGTGIGLATCKKIVENHGGLIWVDSELDVGTTFYFTIRDIPI is encoded by the coding sequence ATGCCACAGTATTTATCTGATACCCTACGGGGAGATATTTTGTTGGTGGATGATACACCTGATAATCTGCGTGTCCTATCTGCGATGTTGACCAATCAGGGGTTTGAAGTTCGCAAAGCATTGAATGGGCAGCGGGCGATCGCCTCTGTTCAGGCAGACCCGCCAGATCTGATCCTGCTGGACATCAAAATGCCTGAAATGGATGGCTATGAAGTTTGTCAACACCTGAAATCGGATCCACAAACCTGTGAGGTTCCTATCATTTTCATCAGTGCATTGGACGATGCATTAGATAAGGTAAAAGCCTTTTCTGTAGGGGGTGTAGACTATGTGACAAAACCATTTCAGGAAATTGAAGTATTAGCCCGCATTGAACACCAATTGCGCATTCAGAGTTTACAGCAGCAATTGACCGAACAAAATCAGGAACTCGCTCGTTCTAATCGGGAACTGGAGCAGTTTGCCTATGTGGTTTCCCATGATTTACAACAACCCCTGCAAAGTATTACAGGTTTCATCAAGCTTATTCAGTTAAAGTACCAGGATGAGTTTGATGACGTAGCATTGGACTATCTCAACCGAATTCATGATGCCGGGAGTCGTATGCAACGGTTAATTCAAGATTTACTGGCTTATTCCAGGGTGGGTAGTCAGAATCAGGAATTCCAGCCAGTTGATTGTTGTCATGTGTTGAAACAAGTTTTAGATAATTTGCAACTTGCGATCGCTGAAAAACAGGCCGTTCTTTCCTACGATTCATTGCCAGTTGTGATGGGTAATGAAGCTCAACTGATTCAGCTTTTGCAAAATCTAATTGGTAATGCGATTAAATTTGTTCATCCTAATGTAATTCCACAGGTCAAGATCTCAGTTAAGAACCAAGAAAACTATTGGATATTTGGAGTACACGATAATGGAATTGGAATCGCGTCTCATAATCTTGACCAGATATTTGAAATATTCCAGCGCACTCAGTCAGCCAAACACTATCCTGGTACTGGCATTGGTTTAGCGACCTGTAAGAAGATTGTCGAAAATCATGGTGGACTGATCTGGGTAGACTCGGAACTGGATGTGGGGACAACATTTTATTTCACAATTCGGGATATACCCATCTGA
- a CDS encoding PDC sensor domain-containing protein: MPLRLVLVVLFVLQILIAVGLTGWLSLRNGEKAIKDLATQLRSKTSTQVTDHLADQLRLPHQINQLNLDAIKVGSLNLQDFDRLGRTFYRQMQIFKVGYINFANPEGEFIGVERLADGAIVINETRRPSLSSLFIYKTDEQGNRVKLETILSVEAPVYEEGWYADAAKAQKPLWSAIYPWDDKPEVLSISSSYPIYTPQNQLLGVIGVDLILSDLGLFLQKIQPNPAGKIFIIERSGLLVASSASEPPFILRAGKAERMAAFQSRDPLIKATIDYLTRHFSTLAHIQSVHQLSFAMAEQQQFVQVTPWKDDHGLDWLVVVAVPESDFMEEINANTRTTILLCLLSLASAILLGLLTSRWFSQRIQHLVMVSQEIANGNFDQMIEVQGIRELGNLSQSLNQMAIRLKSAFTELEDRVAHRTAELVEAKTAAESASLAKSKFLEAMSHELRTPLNAILGATQVLQRDSSLTAEHQERLKIMHRNGNYLLALINDLLEIAKIDGSQPPPASNRFDLELRLKSETRPQTDEQVIDQQLVGCLARMSPEWTAQLHQAAIKGFDQEIFQLVTQIPIDCDLLATSLTTWVRDFQFDKVTDLIQQLMDARFES, encoded by the coding sequence GTGCCACTACGTCTGGTTTTGGTTGTACTATTTGTGCTACAAATTCTGATCGCTGTGGGATTAACGGGCTGGCTGTCCCTTCGTAATGGAGAAAAAGCGATTAAGGATCTGGCCACTCAATTACGCAGCAAAACCAGCACTCAAGTCACAGACCATCTTGCAGATCAATTGCGGCTTCCCCATCAAATTAATCAACTAAATTTGGATGCCATCAAGGTTGGCTCCCTTAACTTGCAAGACTTCGATCGCCTGGGACGCACGTTCTATCGGCAGATGCAAATCTTTAAAGTTGGCTACATCAACTTTGCGAATCCTGAAGGGGAATTCATTGGGGTTGAACGACTGGCGGACGGAGCGATTGTCATTAATGAGACTCGCAGACCTTCCCTCTCCAGTCTGTTCATCTATAAAACCGATGAACAGGGCAACCGGGTTAAGCTGGAAACTATTCTTTCTGTGGAAGCGCCAGTGTATGAAGAAGGTTGGTATGCGGATGCGGCTAAGGCCCAAAAACCGCTCTGGAGTGCAATCTATCCATGGGATGACAAACCGGAGGTGCTGTCAATTTCATCTAGTTACCCAATTTACACCCCTCAAAACCAACTGTTAGGGGTGATTGGGGTTGATCTGATTCTTTCAGACCTGGGGCTTTTTCTGCAAAAAATACAGCCCAACCCAGCCGGCAAAATCTTTATCATTGAGCGCAGTGGATTGCTGGTAGCAAGTTCTGCTTCAGAGCCACCATTCATTCTGAGGGCAGGTAAGGCTGAACGGATGGCCGCATTCCAAAGCCGTGACCCCCTGATCAAAGCAACAATTGATTACCTCACCCGGCACTTTAGCACATTGGCGCACATTCAATCCGTCCACCAACTGAGTTTTGCAATGGCTGAGCAACAGCAATTTGTTCAGGTCACTCCCTGGAAAGACGATCACGGACTGGACTGGCTGGTGGTCGTTGCCGTACCAGAATCTGATTTCATGGAAGAAATTAATGCCAACACCCGGACTACCATTCTGTTATGTTTATTATCTCTGGCATCGGCCATCCTGCTGGGACTGCTGACTTCACGCTGGTTCAGCCAACGGATTCAGCATCTGGTTATGGTCAGTCAGGAGATCGCCAATGGTAATTTTGACCAGATGATTGAGGTGCAAGGGATTCGGGAACTGGGGAATCTGTCCCAGTCCTTGAACCAGATGGCAATCCGCCTGAAGTCAGCCTTTACTGAATTGGAAGATCGAGTTGCCCATCGCACAGCCGAACTGGTGGAGGCTAAGACAGCGGCTGAATCCGCCAGTTTGGCAAAAAGTAAATTTCTGGAAGCCATGAGTCACGAACTGCGAACGCCCCTCAATGCCATTCTGGGTGCAACTCAGGTATTACAACGGGACTCCTCACTCACAGCAGAACATCAAGAACGCTTAAAGATTATGCATCGTAATGGCAATTATCTTCTGGCTTTGATTAATGATCTGCTGGAGATTGCTAAAATTGACGGGAGCCAGCCCCCGCCCGCCAGTAATCGCTTCGACCTGGAATTGAGGCTGAAATCAGAAACCAGACCTCAAACCGATGAACAGGTTATCGATCAGCAGCTCGTTGGCTGTCTGGCTCGGATGTCACCTGAGTGGACTGCCCAACTCCACCAGGCTGCAATTAAAGGGTTTGATCAGGAAATTTTTCAACTGGTCACTCAAATCCCCATAGACTGTGACCTTCTGGCCACCAGTCTGACAACATGGGTGAGAGATTTCCAGTTTGATAAAGTGACAGATTTGATTCAACAATTGATGGATGCCAGATTTGAATCCTGA